The Sphingobacterium bambusae genome includes a window with the following:
- a CDS encoding SusC/RagA family TonB-linked outer membrane protein, translating into MLKIITKSTFKAFLMLFCVMLSALPGFAQQASISGQVKDVTNGSALGGVTVVVKGGTASTQTAADGKFTLNVNRGAVLLFTYVGYAEQEITVGQTNNLDVLLSPSDNMLEELVVVGYGSQKRSDITGSVASVPKERLSRLPVTNVMQAIQGSVSNVNISQASSVPGDAPSTLVRGQNSMSGGSGPYIVVDGIPLTRTDGSINDINPNDIESVEVLKDPSAVAIYGVNGSNGVILITTKRGTTGKPTIRYSGYGGVEEAAHILEPVSGEELLNRYQEYARINNSALYNGGPVRNQFEYDNYINGTTTDWFDAVMQTGVIQNHNVGISGGSENARYFISTDYLNQKGILKGYNYKRYSFRANTDFTATKYLSAGTSAFIASHNRDGGRANLMQAAAMSPYAKMFNDDGTLTQFPMYSEQLWTNPLLPTTLNPERREFNVTLNGYVEMNFGQIWSPLAGLKYKFNGGYTFVPKRTNEYEGESVYNFAGLGRITNRESQTYTIENILTYTKDFGLHHLDFTGLYASKSKYYQEAIATGEVFPNDALGWGNLGSASTQKVSSFADLYRSISQMGRLNYVYDSRYMATLTVRRDGASVFGSNYKYGAFPSAALAWNIHNESFMANTKNVINNLKWRISYGVSGNEAITVYQALALMDSNPLAMGGLSSAAIRLRTRMGNGDLRWEKTAGFNTGVDFGLWNNRLTGTVEFYKTHTQDMLMDQNLPRLTGFDKVWSNLGKLENTGIDVTLTSKNVAKENFTWSTTVVFAHNKNKIVDIYGDGKDDLGNRWFIGHPVGVIYDYTKVGIWQEAEIAAGVNKGWDEQAEAGAVKLADLSGDGIINNDDRRILGQTAPKWTGGLTNTFTYKDFSLNVFITTTQGALRNNPQIGGASDEMGRRSTPAALGYWTPENQSNEWRSLSNRSNIYGYGFPSNASFTRLKDVTFSYNLPKTVASRIGIGGITAYASGRNLYTWTNWLGWDPEARDVPRGNSVDGVGDALNYPMVRTYVVGLNLTF; encoded by the coding sequence ATGCTAAAAATTATTACAAAATCAACTTTCAAAGCATTTCTAATGCTTTTCTGTGTGATGCTATCGGCTTTGCCGGGCTTCGCGCAGCAAGCCTCCATCAGTGGACAGGTGAAGGACGTGACAAATGGCAGCGCACTGGGCGGCGTGACCGTCGTGGTTAAAGGGGGAACGGCAAGTACACAGACTGCTGCAGACGGAAAATTTACGCTCAACGTAAACCGTGGTGCCGTATTACTGTTTACCTATGTAGGCTATGCGGAGCAGGAAATCACCGTGGGTCAGACAAATAATCTCGATGTATTACTTAGCCCTAGCGACAATATGCTGGAGGAGCTCGTGGTAGTGGGATATGGCTCGCAAAAGCGTTCCGATATTACAGGTTCCGTTGCTTCGGTGCCTAAAGAGCGTTTGTCTCGTTTGCCAGTGACAAACGTGATGCAGGCGATTCAGGGATCAGTATCCAACGTAAATATTTCCCAAGCGTCTTCAGTACCAGGCGACGCACCCTCGACATTAGTTAGAGGACAAAATTCGATGAGCGGCGGCAGCGGTCCGTATATCGTGGTCGATGGGATTCCATTAACGCGAACGGATGGATCCATCAACGATATCAATCCCAACGATATTGAATCGGTAGAAGTATTGAAAGATCCATCTGCAGTGGCAATTTACGGGGTAAATGGATCTAATGGGGTTATTTTGATCACAACAAAGCGTGGAACGACGGGTAAACCTACGATTCGCTATAGCGGTTATGGTGGTGTGGAAGAAGCTGCGCACATATTGGAGCCGGTTTCCGGAGAGGAATTGCTCAATCGTTATCAGGAATACGCACGGATAAACAATTCGGCGTTGTATAATGGAGGTCCGGTACGCAATCAATTTGAATACGATAATTATATCAACGGAACTACGACAGACTGGTTTGATGCGGTGATGCAGACGGGTGTCATACAGAACCATAACGTAGGCATATCTGGCGGGAGCGAGAACGCACGCTATTTTATATCGACCGATTATCTAAACCAAAAAGGTATTCTAAAAGGCTATAATTATAAACGTTACTCCTTCCGGGCGAATACAGATTTTACAGCCACCAAATACTTATCTGCGGGAACCTCTGCCTTTATTGCTTCGCACAATCGGGATGGCGGCCGTGCCAACTTGATGCAAGCCGCGGCCATGAGCCCATATGCAAAAATGTTCAATGATGACGGTACGCTTACGCAGTTTCCTATGTACTCCGAGCAATTATGGACAAATCCACTGTTGCCGACGACGTTAAACCCAGAGAGAAGAGAGTTTAACGTGACATTGAACGGCTACGTGGAAATGAACTTCGGTCAGATTTGGTCGCCCTTAGCTGGTTTGAAATACAAGTTTAACGGAGGTTATACCTTTGTGCCCAAGCGTACCAACGAATACGAAGGGGAGTCAGTCTATAATTTCGCTGGTTTAGGCAGAATTACCAACAGGGAGTCACAGACGTATACCATTGAAAATATCTTGACCTATACAAAGGACTTTGGCTTGCATCATTTGGACTTTACAGGATTATACGCGTCGAAAAGCAAATATTATCAAGAAGCTATTGCGACAGGCGAAGTCTTTCCGAATGACGCCCTAGGATGGGGAAATTTAGGTAGCGCTTCTACGCAGAAAGTATCTTCTTTTGCTGACTTGTACCGTAGTATTTCACAAATGGGAAGATTAAACTATGTTTATGATAGCCGCTATATGGCTACATTAACGGTTCGCCGTGATGGAGCCTCCGTTTTTGGTAGCAACTATAAATATGGGGCTTTCCCGTCTGCAGCTTTGGCGTGGAATATTCACAACGAATCCTTTATGGCAAACACCAAAAATGTAATTAATAATTTAAAATGGCGTATCTCTTATGGGGTTTCTGGAAACGAAGCAATTACTGTTTATCAGGCTTTAGCTTTGATGGATTCCAATCCATTGGCGATGGGCGGTCTATCTAGTGCGGCAATACGTTTAAGAACACGAATGGGAAATGGCGATCTACGATGGGAAAAGACCGCAGGTTTCAATACCGGTGTTGATTTTGGTCTATGGAATAACCGTTTAACAGGTACCGTTGAATTTTATAAAACGCATACACAAGATATGCTTATGGACCAAAACTTACCGCGTTTAACTGGCTTTGACAAGGTCTGGAGCAATTTAGGGAAACTCGAAAATACGGGTATTGATGTGACCTTGACATCTAAAAATGTTGCTAAAGAGAACTTTACTTGGTCTACGACCGTAGTTTTCGCCCATAACAAAAACAAAATCGTAGATATCTACGGTGACGGTAAAGATGATTTAGGTAACCGTTGGTTTATCGGGCATCCCGTTGGTGTAATCTACGATTACACGAAAGTGGGTATTTGGCAAGAAGCAGAGATCGCCGCTGGAGTCAATAAAGGTTGGGATGAGCAAGCCGAGGCAGGAGCTGTGAAGCTAGCCGACTTAAGTGGCGATGGAATCATCAATAATGATGACCGTAGAATTCTGGGACAAACTGCGCCGAAGTGGACAGGCGGCTTAACGAATACATTTACTTACAAAGATTTTAGCCTAAACGTCTTTATCACGACCACACAGGGAGCGCTACGTAATAATCCACAGATTGGCGGTGCCTCTGATGAAATGGGTCGACGTAGCACACCGGCAGCATTAGGTTATTGGACGCCAGAAAACCAAAGTAATGAAT